The following proteins come from a genomic window of bacterium:
- the pstB gene encoding phosphate ABC transporter ATP-binding protein PstB, which produces MNAAVNGEPRKFSAYQYTRSPGDKYPDGSSSYIAAASQIIQPKISTRNLNFYYGNHQALRDNSLDIAPNKVTAIIGPSGCGKSTHIRVFNRIFELYRDQRATGEVLLDGENILLPSVDVIELRRKVGMIFQKPTPFPMSIFENVAYGLKLHYKLAKSELAEHVETALRRAALWEEVKDKLHRPGTALSGGQQQRLCIARAIAIEPEVLLMDEPTSAIDPVATAKIEELIETIKSIYTIVIVTHNMQQAARVSDFTAFFYGGRVVEFGPTTHIFTNPSNKQTEDYITGRFG; this is translated from the coding sequence ATGAATGCAGCCGTAAACGGCGAACCCCGGAAATTTTCAGCATATCAGTACACCAGATCACCGGGCGATAAATATCCGGACGGCAGCAGCTCATATATAGCGGCAGCTTCTCAGATTATTCAGCCCAAGATATCGACCCGCAACCTGAACTTCTACTATGGCAACCATCAGGCTCTGAGGGACAACAGCCTGGACATTGCTCCAAATAAGGTAACGGCCATCATTGGCCCGTCGGGGTGCGGAAAGTCTACGCATATCAGGGTATTTAACCGGATATTCGAGCTCTACCGGGACCAGCGGGCCACCGGCGAGGTCCTGCTGGATGGAGAGAATATCCTCCTGCCCTCGGTGGATGTTATAGAACTGCGCAGGAAAGTGGGAATGATCTTTCAAAAGCCGACGCCATTTCCGATGAGCATTTTTGAAAATGTCGCCTATGGCCTTAAGCTGCACTATAAGCTGGCCAAGAGTGAGCTGGCCGAACACGTAGAAACAGCCCTGAGGCGTGCGGCCTTATGGGAGGAAGTCAAAGACAAGCTGCACCGTCCGGGGACCGCCCTCTCAGGAGGACAGCAGCAGCGGCTGTGTATTGCCAGGGCCATAGCCATTGAACCGGAGGTGCTGCTCATGGATGAGCCCACCTCCGCTATCGATCCGGTGGCCACGGCCAAGATCGAAGAACTGATTGAGACGATAAAGTCGATATATACCATCGTCATTGTCACCCATAATATGCAGCAGGCGGCCCGCGTCTCTGACTTTACGGCCTTTTTCTATGGAGGGAGGGTTGTGGAGTTCGGGCCTACTACCCACATTTTTACCAACCCCTCCAACAAGCAGACCGAGGATTATATAACCGGCCGTTTCGGTTAA
- the pstA gene encoding phosphate ABC transporter permease PstA, with protein sequence MIIRSATPRKLADLGVKIMSSLAALLGIAILAWILYEVIKRGSASLNWSFFTRLPTPPGLRGGGVANAILGTSMITLLATLAGVPTGLLAGVYLAEFGQSTRLGAAVRFTSNVMMGIPSIIVGLFAYTLLVLPWHHFSGFAGAAALAIIMLPIVARTTEDMLRLVPNALRESALALGSPRWKATLGVVFRAAKTGLITGVLLAIARVSGETAPLLFTALNSPYWPGSLNQPTANLTVTIFNYAMSPYPDWQEIAWGASLLIMIAVLALTVVARFALKEVKK encoded by the coding sequence GTGATCATCCGATCGGCGACACCCCGGAAACTGGCTGACCTTGGCGTCAAAATCATGTCGAGCCTGGCCGCATTGCTGGGCATAGCTATCCTGGCCTGGATACTCTACGAGGTCATTAAACGGGGCTCGGCTTCGCTGAACTGGTCCTTTTTTACCCGGCTGCCCACTCCGCCTGGCTTACGAGGCGGAGGCGTGGCCAATGCCATCCTGGGGACCTCGATGATTACCCTCCTGGCTACCCTGGCCGGAGTCCCGACCGGCCTGTTAGCCGGAGTTTACCTGGCCGAATTCGGCCAGAGCACCCGCCTCGGTGCAGCAGTACGATTTACCAGCAATGTCATGATGGGCATTCCATCCATTATCGTGGGGCTTTTCGCCTACACCCTGCTGGTTCTCCCCTGGCACCATTTCTCAGGATTTGCCGGAGCAGCCGCATTGGCCATCATCATGCTGCCCATTGTCGCCAGAACCACCGAGGACATGCTGAGGCTCGTTCCCAACGCTTTACGCGAATCAGCCCTGGCCCTTGGGTCTCCCCGGTGGAAGGCAACACTGGGGGTAGTATTCCGGGCGGCTAAAACAGGTCTTATTACCGGTGTCCTTCTGGCCATCGCACGGGTGAGCGGAGAGACAGCGCCTCTCCTGTTTACGGCCCTCAACAGCCCCTACTGGCCCGGTTCTCTCAATCAGCCCACGGCTAACCTTACGGTGACCATATTCAATTATGCCATGTCCCCCTATCCCGACTGGCAGGAAATAGCCTGGGGAGCCTCCCTGCTGATTATGATCGCTGTTTTGGCTTTAACCGTAGTTGCCCGTTTTGCTCTCAAAGAGGTAAAGAAATGA